In Mustela lutreola isolate mMusLut2 chromosome 1, mMusLut2.pri, whole genome shotgun sequence, one genomic interval encodes:
- the LOC131813248 gene encoding uncharacterized protein LOC131813248 → MSSQLRWCLRPSLSPLSAREVLMLGARDLRHQQPGPGQAAETWRHLSPLRELQRTCGWACPAPPPPGTGPWGRSLGGSHAGPTGIRLRLSVSPHPPVGRLGLGSAAARRLPPAPKEDRRPTSPPGCAARISALLVTGGVTWDPSLSDPVTLCLRRGGENDAAERVVVRTSVRSQVRGQGRSTGLREGDLPAHGRSPGLEPRSSLLVPAENRPAMAEDLAATLGCEAAAGRAESGDSRSCHLGIPGGLHLLSFCLQLRS, encoded by the exons ATGTCCTCACAGCTGCGCTGGTGCCTCCGACCTTCCTTGTCCCCCTTGAGTGCCCGAGAGGTCCTGATGCTGGGGGCCCGCGACCTTCGCCACCAGCAGCCAGGCCCAGGACAGGCCGCAGAGACCTGGCGGCACCTGTCCCCACTCCGGGAGCTGCAGCGCACATGCGGCTGGGcctgcccagcccctcctccacctGGGACAGGTCCCTGGGGACGGAGCTTGGGCGGGTCCCACGCGGGTCCCACTGGCATCCGGCTGCGCCTGTCCGTGAGCCCCCACCCACCCGTGGGCCGCCTGGGGCTGGGGAGTGCTGCGGCTCGgcgcctccctcctgcccccaaggAGGACCGGCGACCCACGTCCCCTCCAGGGTGTGCGGCTCGGATCTCTGCTCTTCTTGTCACCGGCGGGGTGACTTGGGACCCGTCGTTGAGTGACCCTGTGACTCTGTGTCTGCGGAGAGGTGGGGAGAACGATGCTGCGGAACGCGTGGTCGTGAGGACCTCGGTGAGGTCCCAGGTGAGGGGACAGGGAAGGAGCACGGGCCTTCGCGAGGGCGACCTCCCGGCTCACGGCCGCTCACCTGGGCTGGAG CCCCGGTCCAGTCTCCTGGTGCCTGCTGAGAACAGGCCAGCGATGGCTGAAGATCTGGCAGCCACGTTGGGCTGTGAGGCTGCTGCCGGCCGAGCGGAGAGTGGGGACTCACGTTCCTGCCATCTCGGGATTCCTGGGGGGCTCCATctgttgagcttctgccttcagctcaggtcatga